The following DNA comes from Caldisericia bacterium.
AATTTTTCTTATATAATCTTTCTCAATAAAATATTTTTCAAATAGACTAAAATTTTCTCTATTTAATCTAAAATTTAGTGATTGAATTGTATCTGCAACTATTTTAAGTTCTGTAATTATTTTTTTGTTAATATTTTTGAATTTTAGGGCATCAATATAATATAAGATTTTATTTAAGATAATGAAATTATCCAATTTTTTTCCTTATCAAACCATTAAGTTCTTTTTCTATTCTGATTTCTATTTTCTCTATTATTTCTTTTATATCTTCATCTGTTAATGTTTTTTCAGAGCTTGAAAAAACAAGATTTATAGCATAACTTCTATTATCTATGCCAATTTTTTCATCTTCATAAATATCAAAAAGTGAAAATCTATTTAAAATTTTTCCTGATTCCTCTTTAATTATTTTAATCAAATCATTAAATTTTTTATCCTTAGGAATAATAATTGATAAATCGAAAGTTAAGCTTGGAAATTTTGTTATTTCTTTAAAATCTTTTTTAATAGAAACATACTTTTTCAATTTCTCAAGTTCTATTATTGATATATAAACTCTTTGATTTATATTTAGTTTTTCAATTAAATCATCACAAATTTCTCCAATTTCTCCTACAATTTGATTATTTACATATATTTTTCCATATCTTGTAGGATGGAAAATATTTGATTTATCATTATTTATTATAGTAAATTCATTTATATTCAATTCATTAAATAATTTTTCAAGTATTCCTTTTAAATGATAAAAGTTATAAAATCTATCTTTTTCTCCCCAATATTTTTCAATTATCTTACCTGTCAAACCAACTATAAGTTCCTCTTCTTCTAAATATTTATCTTCTTTTTCATAATAAATTTTTCCAATTTCAAATATAGCTATGTTTTTATTTCCAAAACTAATGTTTTTTTCAATAACTTTTAATATACTCGGTAAAAGATTTGTTCTTAGAACATTTTGATCTTGTCTTAAAGGATTAATTAATTCGATAGGTTTTCTATCAAAACTAAAACTTAAAAGATAGTCTCTATCAAGAAGCGAAAGAGTTAATACTTCATTAAGACCAAGAGATGTTAATATTTGTGAAATTTTATTATTGAATTTAATTTCAAAATTATCTATATAGGGGTCAATTTTAATATAAGGTACTGTTGGTGAAATATTTTCAATACCATAATATCTAACTAATTCTTCAATAAGGTCTATTTCTGTTTTTACATCTGGTCTGTTATATTCCTGAATAAACAAAGAATAATCGTCTCCTTTTTCTATTTCTTTAAATCCACCTCTATTTAGAATTTCAACAATTTCCTCATTTTTTATATTAAATCCTATAATTTTTCTTGCTCTCTCAAACCTTAATTTTATTGGTTCAATTTTTAAAGATTCGGAATAGATATCAATTGGTTTATATATTTTTTCACCTTGAAATGTTTGAGCTGATGAAAATCCAATTAAAAGAGTTTTATTTATATCTATTCCTTTCTCAAATCTTGATGAAGCTTCTGTTTCAATTTTAAGTTTTCTTTTTGTTTTAGAAATTGATGCAGGATTAAAATATGCAGATTCAAGTAAAATGTTTTTTGTATCAAAGTTTACCTCTGTTTCTTTACCACCTATAATTCCAGCTATTGCAATCGGCCTTAATGCATCACATATAAGTAACATTCCTTCCTCTAATTCTCTCTCTTTACCATCAAGAGTAATAATTGTTTCACCTTTTTTTGCCTCTCGAACTATAACCTTTTTTTCTAATTTATCTAAATCGAATGCATGTAAAGGTTGACCATATTCAAACATAAATACATTAGTTGAATCAACAATATTATTTACAGGTCTTTGTCCTATTGACAATAATTTTCTTAAATTAAAAATATTAGATTTTCCAACATTAACTCCTTCAATAACTACTCCAACATATCTTGGACATAAATAGGTATTTTTAATCTCAATTTCAAATTTAGTTTCTGGTAAATTTTCTAAATTTAAAATTAGCTCTTTATTATTATTAAATTTTCCCAATCCATATCTTTCTAATTCTTTTGCTAATCCATATAGTGAAAGAAGATCTCCTCTGTTTAATGTTTTTATTTCAAAAATATAATCATTAAGCCATAAAGCATTCTTTAAGTCTTCATATAAAGGAGTATCATCAGGTAATACAAATATTCCTTCCTTATATATATCTGATAAAGATGAATCATCAATTCCTATTTCATCATATGATAAAAGAAGAGCCTCTGAAATATATCCTTCTATATTAATAGGTTTTACATTAATTAGTTCATTAGTTTTCTCTCCATTTTGTATTTTATGTTTATAAACAGCACCTCCTGGTAATGCAATAGGTACAATATCATTTATTTTTAAATTTTTAGCTCCTGTTATAGATTTTAATATTGTATTTTTAAATTGTATAAAACATAATGATAAATTATTATTAATTTTTTTAATGTCTTTAATTTTACCTGTAAAACAATTTTTTATATCACTCTCCTTTTTGTAAATCTCTTCAATTTCAAGACCCCTGAAAATTGTAATATTTTTTATTTCTTCTATGTCTTTTTTTAATTCAATAAATTCACTTAACCAATTTAATGAAACTTTCATCTTTTTTCTCCTTAAAATTCATTAAGAAACCTTAAATCATTTTCATAAAAATATCTTATATCTGATATTCCAAATTTTATCATTGCTACTCTTTCAACTCCAAGACCGAATGCAAAACCTTGCCATTCTTCTGGATCAATATCAACATTTTTTAACACATCAGGATGAACCATGCCAGCGCCTAATATTTCAACATATCCAGTATATTTGCATACACTACAACCTCTTCCATAACATAAACTACAAGTTGCAGCAACCTCAAGACCTGGTTCAACAAATGGGAAATATGAAATATAAAACTTTGTTTGAGTTTTTTCTCCAAACATTTTTTTTGCGAATAAATCGATAATACCCATCAAATCTGCTAAAGATATATTTTTATCTATCATAAGACCTTCTACTTGATGAAATATAGGAGAATGAGAAGCATCAAACGGATCTCTTCTAAAACATCTTCCAGGTGAAATAATTCTTAATGGTGGTTTAATTTTTTCCATTGTTCTTATTTGAACAGGAGAAGTGTGAGTTCTAAGAAGTAATCCATTTGGTAAATAAAATGTATCCCACATATCTCTAGATGGATGATATTTTGGTATGTTTAAAGCCTCAAAGTTATAATATTCATTTTCAATTTCTGGTCCAAATGAGAGATGAAAACCCATTCTCATAAAAATATCAATAATTTCATTTTCAACAATTTTTAATATATGTCTTTTGCCCAAATTATAAGGGTATCCAGGTAATGTCTCATCAATTTTTTCTTCTTGGATTTTTAGTTTTTTTAATTTATCTAATATCTTAATTTTGCTTTTTTCAATGGCTAATTCAATTTCATTTTTTAATATATTAATTAATTCTCCATATTTTCTTTTCTCTTCAAAATCCACAATTGTCTTAAACTTTTCTGTTAAATTTTTAATAATCCCCTTTTTGCCAAGAAATTTAACTCTAACTTTTTCTAAATCTTCAAGAGTTTCTATTTTATCTAAATCAGCAAAGAGTTCATTCAAGAT
Coding sequences within:
- the pheT gene encoding phenylalanine--tRNA ligase subunit beta, producing the protein MKVSLNWLSEFIELKKDIEEIKNITIFRGLEIEEIYKKESDIKNCFTGKIKDIKKINNNLSLCFIQFKNTILKSITGAKNLKINDIVPIALPGGAVYKHKIQNGEKTNELINVKPINIEGYISEALLLSYDEIGIDDSSLSDIYKEGIFVLPDDTPLYEDLKNALWLNDYIFEIKTLNRGDLLSLYGLAKELERYGLGKFNNNKELILNLENLPETKFEIEIKNTYLCPRYVGVVIEGVNVGKSNIFNLRKLLSIGQRPVNNIVDSTNVFMFEYGQPLHAFDLDKLEKKVIVREAKKGETIITLDGKERELEEGMLLICDALRPIAIAGIIGGKETEVNFDTKNILLESAYFNPASISKTKRKLKIETEASSRFEKGIDINKTLLIGFSSAQTFQGEKIYKPIDIYSESLKIEPIKLRFERARKIIGFNIKNEEIVEILNRGGFKEIEKGDDYSLFIQEYNRPDVKTEIDLIEELVRYYGIENISPTVPYIKIDPYIDNFEIKFNNKISQILTSLGLNEVLTLSLLDRDYLLSFSFDRKPIELINPLRQDQNVLRTNLLPSILKVIEKNISFGNKNIAIFEIGKIYYEKEDKYLEEEELIVGLTGKIIEKYWGEKDRFYNFYHLKGILEKLFNELNINEFTIINNDKSNIFHPTRYGKIYVNNQIVGEIGEICDDLIEKLNINQRVYISIIELEKLKKYVSIKKDFKEITKFPSLTFDLSIIIPKDKKFNDLIKIIKEESGKILNRFSLFDIYEDEKIGIDNRSYAINLVFSSSEKTLTDEDIKEIIEKIEIRIEKELNGLIRKKIG
- the pheS gene encoding phenylalanine--tRNA ligase subunit alpha → MDVKKDEILNELFADLDKIETLEDLEKVRVKFLGKKGIIKNLTEKFKTIVDFEEKRKYGELINILKNEIELAIEKSKIKILDKLKKLKIQEEKIDETLPGYPYNLGKRHILKIVENEIIDIFMRMGFHLSFGPEIENEYYNFEALNIPKYHPSRDMWDTFYLPNGLLLRTHTSPVQIRTMEKIKPPLRIISPGRCFRRDPFDASHSPIFHQVEGLMIDKNISLADLMGIIDLFAKKMFGEKTQTKFYISYFPFVEPGLEVAATCSLCYGRGCSVCKYTGYVEILGAGMVHPDVLKNVDIDPEEWQGFAFGLGVERVAMIKFGISDIRYFYENDLRFLNEF